The Paracoccus sp. MC1862 genome includes a window with the following:
- a CDS encoding IclR family transcriptional regulator: MVAQAPLSAASPALPGGAQAVDRALALLAAVGRAPSEGVPLSELAQAAGVAKPTARRLLISLMGADLVEQDAGTRAYHLGAGAFLLGLHAGRRHDMTEQAADCVARLARDSGDSAFLLVPQGDEVLCLMREEGAYPIRTHALLAGDRNPAGVGAGGLALLAALPPEEAVATLDRIVPATAARMGEAARHLPADVALARERGFALNPGRVVPGSWGVAVPVLWPDGRPAAALTIAAVESRMGAARQPELVRLLRTETALIEARLARPLTPGANPAPPPLRTARG; this comes from the coding sequence ATGGTGGCGCAGGCGCCACTTTCCGCAGCCTCCCCCGCCCTTCCGGGCGGGGCGCAGGCCGTGGACCGGGCGCTTGCGCTGCTGGCCGCCGTGGGCCGCGCCCCGTCCGAGGGCGTGCCCCTGTCGGAGCTGGCGCAGGCGGCGGGGGTGGCCAAGCCCACGGCCCGGCGGCTGCTGATCTCGCTGATGGGCGCTGATCTGGTAGAACAGGACGCGGGCACGCGGGCCTATCATCTGGGTGCGGGCGCGTTCCTTCTGGGCCTACACGCGGGTCGGCGGCACGACATGACCGAACAGGCCGCCGATTGCGTAGCCCGCCTTGCGCGGGACAGCGGCGACAGCGCCTTTCTGCTGGTGCCGCAGGGCGACGAGGTCCTTTGCCTGATGCGCGAGGAAGGAGCCTATCCGATCCGCACCCATGCCCTGCTGGCGGGCGACCGGAATCCGGCGGGCGTGGGCGCGGGCGGGCTCGCCCTGCTGGCCGCCCTGCCGCCCGAGGAAGCGGTGGCCACACTGGACCGCATCGTCCCCGCGACCGCCGCCCGGATGGGCGAGGCCGCAAGGCATCTGCCCGCCGATGTGGCGCTGGCGCGGGAACGGGGCTTTGCGCTGAACCCCGGCCGGGTCGTGCCGGGAAGCTGGGGCGTGGCTGTCCCGGTCCTGTGGCCCGACGGCCGCCCCGCCGCCGCGCTGACCATCGCCGCCGTCGAGTCCCGCATGGGCGCGGCGCGGCAACCGGAACTCGTCCGCCTGCTGCGGACCGAGACCGCGCTGATCGAGGCGCGGCTGGCCCGCCCCCTCACCCCCGGCGCGAACCCTGCGCCGCCGCCACTACGCACCGCGAGAGGATAG
- a CDS encoding acetyl-CoA acetyltransferase — translation MTEPLIVGWAHTRFGKSEAPDTTALMAEVAGPALAHAGVTAHQLDGIFVGVWNNGFSRQDFQGALVAMGTPELAGVPFMRTENACATGSAALYAAADFIASGRGRIALVIGAEKMTATPVSEVGDILLAASYVPEEADVEGGFAGVFGQIANTYFQRHGDRSEELAMIAAKNHENGTRNPFAHMQKDFSVEFCNTPSDKNPRVAGPLRRTDCSLISDGAAAIVLADAEMAETLSRAIRFRARAQAGDVLALSRRDPIAFEGAHRAWAQALDQAGVGIMDLDLVETHDCFTIAEMIEYEAMGLAKPGEGWKVVLDGTTRMGGALPVNPSGGLKSRGHPIGATGVSQHVMACLQLTGEAGGMQVPGAKLAGVFNMGGAAVANYCSILERVK, via the coding sequence ATGACCGAGCCGCTGATCGTGGGCTGGGCCCATACCCGCTTCGGCAAGTCCGAGGCCCCCGACACCACCGCCCTGATGGCCGAGGTCGCGGGCCCCGCGCTCGCCCATGCCGGCGTGACGGCCCACCAGCTGGACGGCATCTTCGTCGGCGTCTGGAACAACGGCTTCTCGCGACAGGATTTTCAGGGCGCGCTGGTGGCGATGGGCACGCCGGAACTGGCGGGCGTGCCCTTCATGCGGACGGAAAACGCCTGCGCCACCGGCTCGGCGGCGCTTTACGCCGCAGCGGACTTCATCGCCTCGGGGCGGGGGCGGATCGCGCTGGTGATCGGGGCCGAGAAGATGACCGCGACCCCGGTGTCCGAGGTCGGTGACATCCTGCTGGCGGCCAGCTACGTCCCCGAGGAGGCGGATGTCGAAGGCGGCTTCGCGGGCGTCTTCGGCCAGATCGCCAACACCTATTTCCAGCGCCATGGCGACCGGTCCGAGGAACTGGCGATGATCGCCGCCAAGAACCACGAGAACGGCACCCGCAACCCTTTTGCCCATATGCAGAAGGATTTTTCCGTCGAGTTCTGCAACACGCCTTCGGACAAGAACCCCCGGGTGGCGGGGCCGCTGCGGCGCACGGATTGCTCGCTGATCTCGGACGGCGCGGCGGCCATCGTGCTGGCGGATGCCGAGATGGCCGAGACCCTGTCCCGCGCCATCCGTTTCCGCGCGCGCGCGCAGGCGGGCGACGTGCTGGCGCTGTCGCGCCGCGATCCCATCGCCTTCGAGGGCGCGCACCGCGCCTGGGCGCAGGCGCTGGATCAGGCGGGGGTCGGCATCATGGACCTCGACCTCGTGGAAACCCACGACTGCTTCACCATCGCCGAGATGATCGAATACGAGGCGATGGGCCTCGCCAAGCCCGGCGAGGGCTGGAAGGTCGTCCTCGACGGCACCACCCGAATGGGCGGCGCGCTGCCGGTGAACCCTTCGGGCGGGCTCAAGTCGCGCGGCCATCCCATCGGGGCCACGGGCGTTTCGCAGCACGTCATGGCCTGCCTGCAACTGACGGGGGAAGCGGGCGGGATGCAGGTGCCGGGCGCCAAGCTCGCCGGAGTCTTCAACATGGGGGGTGCGGCGGTCGCCAACTACTGCTCGATCCTCGAAAGGGTGAAATGA
- a CDS encoding acyl-CoA synthetase: protein MNDATLPGAAAATALPMSTRVMNLAGFLTQSARRLPDEIALVMGERRWTWAEFEARTDALAAALQDRLGLKKGDRVLCQSQNCPEMMQAMFAVWRAGGVWVPANFRQTPDEVAYQVQASGATGLICNAAFPDHAAACGDLGFKLTIGGAAFGTSLEALTEDYMGQRPQVAVVDRDDPCWFFFTSGTTGRPKASVLTHGQMAFVVTNHLADLMPGLTPEDASLVVAPLSHGAGVHQLTQVARGVKTVLMPSERFDVDTVCALIAEWRVSTIFTVPTILKLIVEHPATAQADLSSLRYVIYEGAPMYREDQKRALEVLGPVLVQYFGLGEVTGAITVLPTYLHSATDDGLTGTCGFARTGVEVQVQDDHGNELAPGETGELCVIGPAVFAGYWNNPKANAESFRNGWFRTGDLGHMDERGFFYITGRQSDMFISGGSNVYPREVEEKILTHPAISEVAVLGMPDPLWGEVGWAVCVPREGAQVTPEELAAHLNGKLSRYKMPRRFVMWEALPKSAYGKITKKMIREELERQGLTGEASA from the coding sequence ATGAACGACGCGACCCTGCCCGGAGCCGCTGCGGCGACCGCCCTGCCGATGTCCACGCGGGTGATGAACCTCGCGGGCTTCCTCACCCAGTCCGCCCGCCGTCTGCCCGACGAGATCGCGCTGGTCATGGGCGAGCGCCGCTGGACCTGGGCCGAGTTCGAGGCCCGCACCGACGCGCTGGCCGCCGCGTTGCAGGACCGGCTAGGGCTGAAGAAAGGCGACCGCGTCCTTTGCCAGTCGCAGAACTGCCCCGAGATGATGCAGGCCATGTTCGCCGTCTGGCGCGCGGGCGGCGTCTGGGTGCCCGCGAACTTCCGCCAGACGCCCGACGAGGTGGCGTATCAGGTGCAGGCCTCGGGCGCGACCGGGCTGATCTGCAACGCCGCCTTTCCCGACCACGCGGCGGCCTGCGGCGATCTGGGCTTCAAGCTGACGATCGGCGGCGCGGCTTTCGGCACCTCGCTGGAGGCGCTGACCGAGGACTACATGGGCCAGCGCCCGCAGGTGGCGGTGGTGGACCGCGACGATCCCTGCTGGTTCTTCTTCACCTCGGGCACCACGGGGCGACCCAAGGCATCCGTCCTGACCCACGGGCAGATGGCTTTTGTCGTCACGAACCACCTTGCGGACCTGATGCCGGGGCTGACGCCCGAGGATGCCTCGCTGGTGGTGGCGCCGCTGTCGCATGGCGCGGGCGTCCACCAGCTGACGCAGGTCGCGCGCGGGGTGAAGACGGTGCTGATGCCGTCCGAGAGGTTCGACGTGGACACCGTCTGCGCGCTGATCGCGGAATGGCGCGTCTCGACCATCTTCACCGTGCCGACGATCCTCAAGCTGATCGTCGAGCATCCGGCGACGGCGCAGGCCGACCTGTCCTCGCTGCGCTATGTCATCTACGAGGGCGCGCCGATGTATCGCGAGGACCAGAAGCGCGCGCTGGAGGTGCTAGGCCCCGTGCTGGTCCAGTATTTCGGGCTGGGCGAGGTCACGGGCGCGATCACCGTCCTGCCGACGTATCTGCACAGCGCAACCGACGACGGCCTGACCGGCACCTGCGGCTTTGCCCGCACGGGAGTCGAGGTGCAGGTGCAGGACGACCATGGCAATGAACTCGCGCCCGGGGAGACCGGCGAGCTTTGCGTGATCGGCCCCGCCGTCTTTGCGGGCTACTGGAATAACCCCAAGGCCAACGCGGAATCCTTCCGCAACGGCTGGTTCCGAACCGGCGATCTGGGCCACATGGACGAGCGCGGCTTCTTCTACATCACCGGGCGGCAGTCGGACATGTTCATCTCGGGCGGCTCGAACGTCTATCCGCGCGAGGTCGAGGAGAAGATCCTGACCCATCCCGCCATCAGCGAGGTCGCCGTGCTGGGGATGCCCGACCCCCTCTGGGGCGAGGTCGGCTGGGCCGTCTGCGTCCCGCGCGAGGGCGCACAGGTCACGCCCGAGGAACTGGCCGCGCATCTGAACGGCAAGCTGTCCCGCTACAAGATGCCGCGTCGCTTTGTGATGTGGGAGGCGCTGCCGAAGTCGGCTTACGGCAAGATCACCAAGAAGATGATCCGCGAGGAACTGGAGCGGCAAGGGCTGACCGGGGAAGCATCGGCATGA
- a CDS encoding DUF296 domain-containing protein produces MIHPGPRAAERLQAAKTRLVPVAGVLQAGETVMAGVARLFARAGCPGGVVFLEGVSCDPMRYVLPALSSDASHAAWYSTTFAPEGRVWIEAATASVGRRDGAAFLHCHGLWTTSEGKAMGHLLPFDSVVAEETAVTGIGARDAWFDSRPDAETNFTLFQISGGLPDAPGLIARIAPGEDVVTAVEGLCAGAGWSAARVHGLGSIDHILFQNGTRVDCLATELRFAGARLENGRAHLPIDVVDIDGAISHGVLARGANPVGVTLELLIEPFKDRP; encoded by the coding sequence ATGATCCATCCGGGGCCGCGCGCGGCCGAGCGGCTGCAGGCGGCAAAGACGCGGCTGGTGCCCGTCGCAGGAGTGCTGCAGGCGGGCGAGACGGTGATGGCCGGGGTCGCGCGGCTCTTTGCCAGGGCGGGTTGCCCGGGGGGCGTGGTCTTTCTTGAGGGCGTGAGTTGCGATCCGATGCGCTACGTGCTGCCTGCGCTATCCAGCGATGCCTCTCATGCGGCATGGTATTCGACCACCTTCGCACCGGAAGGTCGGGTGTGGATCGAGGCTGCAACGGCCAGCGTCGGCCGGCGCGACGGCGCGGCGTTTCTGCATTGTCACGGGCTGTGGACCACGTCTGAGGGCAAGGCGATGGGGCATCTGCTGCCCTTCGACAGCGTGGTGGCCGAGGAAACGGCAGTGACCGGCATCGGCGCGCGGGACGCATGGTTCGACTCGCGCCCCGATGCGGAAACGAACTTCACCTTGTTCCAGATTTCCGGCGGCCTGCCCGACGCCCCCGGCCTGATCGCCCGCATTGCGCCGGGCGAGGATGTCGTCACCGCCGTCGAAGGCCTTTGCGCCGGAGCAGGCTGGAGCGCGGCCCGTGTCCACGGCCTCGGCAGCATCGACCATATCCTGTTCCAGAACGGCACCCGCGTCGATTGCCTTGCAACCGAGCTGCGCTTTGCGGGCGCGCGGCTGGAAAACGGCCGCGCCCATCTGCCCATCGATGTCGTCGATATCGATGGCGCCATCTCTCACGGCGTCCTCGCGCGCGGGGCGAATCCCGTGGGCGTGACGCTGGAACTTCTGATCGAACCTTTCAAGGACAGACCATGA